ATTGTTCTGATGGTGATTCTTATTTGGGTGTACTGCTTTTATTTTTAATGGTTCAATGGTTTTCCTCAGTTGCATACAATTTAGTACTGGTTTTCTGTTTGCACATGCAGGAAAATGTTTGCTGCCTTTTCTTTTGACATCTGATATCAATGGCAGCTGACCAACGGAGAAAACGACTGAATGGTGCAAGCATTGCTGGCTGCAATTCTTGGGTCCAATAcagaaccaaaaagaaaaaactaGAGTCTCCAAGAAATGATCTAAACACAAAATCTTGTATTTCCCTTGAGTGGGACGGGAACCAAAAAAAAGTTGTTGCCAAAAGGGAACAAATTGGCTTAAGTTGGCGGCATTTAAGACCATTTACAGATTCCACAGTACATTACCACAAAGTCTTGGCAGATGTTTTGACTCTACCTCATGAAATTTTCGACTTAGAGAACTTGAAAAGGGTGCTTTCGTATCAGGTAATATTCTTATTATTCATAACCAGTTGCTTCTAATCTCCTCTGTCTTCTGATCTCATGCCTCTTGGAATTTACATGAAATTGTTACAGGTTTGGCAGACTCATCTGTCTGAAAACGAGAGAAATCTTCTGATGCAGTTTCTTCCCACAGGGATAGACAAAGAGCAGACTCTGCGAGCCTTATTTTCTGGAGATAACTTTCACTTCGGAAATCATTTTCTTAAATGGtaagtatatatgtatattccCTCTTGACACTTTTTTCACTCTGTGGATGATGGATCCTATCTTCTTGTAGTTTCTGTTGGCTGTCCATTGGCAAATACATTTACCCATAAGCATATATTTTGCAACTTTACTACTTTGGATTTCCTTATAAAGAAGTTATAGCTCTTGGGGTATTTACTATTTGTCTCTCTAGTTCTATTTCAGGAGATATAATATTCAGGGATTCTAATGTAGAGTTTGAATCTGCTAGATTTGACTGGAATTTTTGCTTACAGGGGTGCATCACTTTGTTCGGGTCATCTTCACCCTGATAAAGTTATTAAGGAGGAACGGCGTTTGAAGGCCGAGAAGAAAGCTTACTACTCAGAGTTACAGGACTACCATAATGAGTATGtgaaaaataatgaaatttacccatgaatataTAGGCTGTTTTTGGCAAAGGTGCATTTGGTGCCTAATAATGTGGTTGCAACAATTTTGTTGCTTCTTGTGGCAGTACCATAGATTATCTGCAGAAACTGAAGGAAAAATGGGAAAGCTGCAAAGACCCAGAACAAGAAATTGTGCAGAAGTTATGGAGGTTTGTATTTGCCACAGTGTTTCAATTTTCTGGAAAGTGGTTGGTTTTGGCAGAGGAAGGTTCTTCCCTGTGAAATTGGTCGGTGTAACTTGTTTCTCTACTTCATTGCATAACATCATCATGATAGAGAATACGATAGCATTGTTTTCTCAGTTTGAGCCTTTTCCCTTGAGATTGGTTGTTCCAAACAAAAATGAAGAATTGAAATTTTGTGCTTACCCTTTTATTGAAcatttagttctttttatgtgCTAAAATCAAATCTCATTTTTGGGTTACAATCAATTCCTTTGATAGGTCAAAAAGggttggtaagaaaagggttttctCACATTCAAATGAATCTAGGCTTGGCAACGTTGAGCAAGATGTTACAGCGACTTCTGAATCTTCTTCTTGGGTTGCAGATGAGAAAGCATGCAGTAGTGATAACCAGAACTCTTCTGCTCTGAAGGATGGAAAGATACAAAGAAGGTAGTCTCTTTTTTTCCATCATGAACCACCATGCTGCATGTATTATTATTTCTTACCTTTGTTTGTGGTTTAGGTGGTTCTCAATCTTGTCATTTTTGCTGAACTAGAAATTATGTGTTGTCAAGGGCACAAGGTGCACTCTAGGCGCTAAAACCATTCTATTGCCTCAGGCACAAGGCACAGAAAAGTGTTAGTCTGAGTGAAGTAAAGCGCGATATGTATATGTGTGAGTTTTTGCAAGTCTGTGTGTGTATAATATATAAGGCTTAAGATATAAGATAAACTCTAAAGTGTGGTTTTGTTTATCTACAGAACATGCAACTCTTTTATCGGTCAATGTGCATGATGAATTATAGAGAATTTAATGCTCAAATATTGGGAATTATAGAGTTTGTTATCATCTCTTCCTTACTAGTAAAGGTATATCAAATGAAAACTGGGAAAAACAAAGGAAATTAAAAGGAATTTCAATCAGGTAGGCTTTCTATGCCTATAGCCTTACAAATAGTGTACCTAGGCACACTAAGCGTGCACTTGATCAATTGGGCCTCGACTGGAAGGGTCTGAGGcatttttgttgaactttgcTAAGGAACATGGTGCAGGCGTGCCTGGGTGCATGCCTTGACAACACTCATGTGTACCATAACCATGTTTAAGAAACTTTTGCAGCATTTAGATCACCTGGTCAGAATTTGTAATGGTGGCTGGACTAGTTTTCTCTTAGTTTTACTCTGTTTATATTTATTTCACGGTGAATAATCTTATTAGTTGTCATGGATATTAGTATGTACAAGAAAAGGATCATCAAGGACAAAGGTGAAATGCTCTTGACTGCACCAGATTATGCACCGACTCTGGAAGCAAGACCCAAAAAAGGTGACAAGATACGCAAGCACAATATTCAGCACTGTGATGGTGCTAAATACATGTCATGTTTTAAGGTCAGCAGCTGCTTTAATtggtataaaattataaattacagGATTATTTTGAGTAGGTGCCTTTTATCTTGAACAAATATCTCCTTGGATTAGAATTACCCTTTCTGATATAGGATTAGTTATTAGTTAAACGTTTGATTGGCTGATGGAAGCATGCAACTTTCGAAAGCTTCCTTTTTTGAGCCGAACCAGTGGCCAGATTCTTAGCTTATTGTTTCTACTGCGATATGATTCATTTCTGCTTGGTTAACTTGTCACTCCTTTATAGTTTATAGTAAACTCTCAGTTATCACCATTATACTGTGGGGCAGGAATAACGACTATATACCAGTGATACTTGTATTATATACCCTCCTGTTATATTCTTTAACTGAGGATTTCTTTAGTGTCTATTACTGTTCAGCCTTCTCTCGTTCTCCTGTTCTTCCTAAGGTTATTAATGGGTAATTTGCCTTTGATATGTTTCAGATAAGCAAGAAGCAACATGATCTTTTTAAGAATATGGAACAGTCTGGTAAAAGCATTCAATCTAGGTCTCTCACCCGTGTTTTAGGTGACATCGATACCTTGCATGTGCAACCATATGAAGTATTCGTGGAAGAAGAGCAGAGAAGGTTGCATGAACATTGGTGAGTGTTGAAAGTAAACAATCCTTTCTTGAACTCTGGAAAATTTCACTATACCTCTGCTCAAAATAATGTTGTTTAAATAGGTTGAGACTGGTAAAGGAAGATCTCCCTGCATCATATGCAAACTGGAGAGAGATACAGTCGCAGAAATGGAAAATAACCAGGTTGTTGGAGCAAGAGATGAAAGAGAAACTAGATACGCTGCTGGAGGTTTGTTTGCATGTCTTTAACTCTCACCACTTGTATATGTATAGTTCCTTACTTGCAATCTGTTGTTTGACATTCATCAAAACTCGTTGGATCTGTGTTTCTTTTCTATGGGCTTTGAACATCTTTTCCGCTTTTTTTCCTGATATTTTAGGGGGTGGTGGTTGTTGGGGCTTGAGCCCTAGCATAGGCTTCACAACTTATCTTCTTGACACTTTGCTAAGAAGTTTTAGCAGCTCTGAACATCCTGTATGCTACTAAAATCTTGATATTTTTTGGTGTTTTAGGATGAAGAGGATGAAGATACATTGGTCCAGAATCAGGAAGCCAATGTTGTTACAAATTTGCCTGTTCTAGATGTAGAGGAAGAGGATCCTGAGAAGTTGCTCGAATATCAAAAGGATACTGAAGCAATAGAAAGTGAGTCCAGCATGGAAGATGGGGAGTCTAGTCTGGCCTTATCACAGAATCAGTCTCCACAGCAGATTTCTTCTATTGATAGTGGCCGGTTGTGCAATTATGCAGAGTCTGAAAACAATGAGAACCTCTCAAATTCAGATGTTGCATCTTCAGATGTATCCGAGCACTCAGACAATTTGAACACTGCTGATGCAACTGTTAGTCAGGAAGTTCCCGTCTCTTCTGCGGAAATTGTTTGGCCAGCAGATAGCATGCCACGCTCTTACCATGATTCTACTGCTGGCCACAAATGCACATCTACCAGTGGATTGCCATTTATTCATGAAGACAATGAAGACCAACAGAACCGAATGATTGATCTGGAATCAGACTCGCACAAAGAAAATACTGGAAAGGATATGTTGCATAGACTTTCTGAAGATGGTTCCTTTAGTTATACAAATCAGGACCGAAATGAGATGCTTCAATCTTTCTTCAAAGATCAGGGAGTGCCACCATATCATATTGAGCAGAAACAGGCAGGGCTAGATTTCCAGCCCCCAAAAAATCTATTGATGGGAGATGGTCATTTTAATCGGCAATTTCAGGAGCAGTTGCAGTCATCATTGCTGTTAGAGGAGAGGCAAAAGAGGCAGAATGAGGTTTATATGGGACAGAACATGCCACAAAATATTTACTTCACTGGGGGTAGGTACTTGTCACTGAGGCAAGAACACCTGCCTTCAGAAAATATGCAAGATTGGGCAGTCACTCCTGCCCGCATGCCAGCACCTTTCCAACATCCGTTGAACAGTAGAGAACTGTTGAGTCAAAACTGGTTTACTGGAGAGCATCAAGTTCCAGTTCGTGGTGGATGGGCTGGTTCAGATGGTTTTAGTGGCCAAAGTCAGAGTATCATGAGTGCAAGCAATGCAGATCAGAGCTTTTTTGGTGTTCTATCTCACTGTAACCAATTTCATTCGAGCAGCCCTTATGAATCAATGGGCTCTACTGGGCAGTTCATTCCACAGAGGAACAATGGAATGGTGAGGGGGGGGCCTTCTGGAATAATTGGAAATAGTATGCAGCAAGCTGCTCTTCCGTTCGATTATTTAGGTACTTGTGATACAACTTCCTCATTGATGGCTGCTGATGATTCAGGATGGATGAACATACAACATCAGAATCCTGCTTTGCATGATCCAATGGGGAAACAATATTTAAGGTCATGGAAAGGgtcctttttttaattttgtttctgaGGAGTGGAAGGCCTAAAGTTCATCATTCATGAACTGGCTTGGATGATTGCGAGATATGCTGAACAAGTACTTCATGTGATTGGTGGTTCGttcctataattatttttagagGGATGGTAGAGAAATCGACTTTCTAGGTTACAAGATTCCAAAGCTAGGGCtctgtacatacctatacaaagAGCCAACTGAACTCAACACAAAACAAACACAAACTATTAGGTGGGGTGGTGGGAGGTAAGTCGTGACTTGTGAAGGATGAAAAAACCCTGGCATGGCATCTCATATTTGGTAGATTTACATATCACAACTtaggtttctttttctttttccttttttcataTTCCCTCGTTTGATCCCATTGACTATATCAAGTATACTCAATAATGTTGGAGGCTTTAATTACAGCTGCTTCTCTGCCTCTTAGTTGAATAATGTGTTTTTATGGTGTTGTGGATTTCGTAAGAGTACAAGGGAATGACAAGGACTTTGTATTTAAATATTTACCTATACAAAGAGCCAACTGAACTCAACACAAAACAAACACAAACTATTAGGCGGGATGGTGGGAGGTAAGTCGTGACTTGTGAAGGATGAAAAAACCTGGCATGGCATCTCATACTTGGTAGATTTACGTATCACAACTTTATATTCAATAATGTTGGAGGCTTTAATTACAGCTGCTTCTTTGTCTCTTAGTTGAATAATGTGTTTTTATGGGGTTGTGGATTTGTTAGCAGTACAACAGAATGACAAGGactttgtatgtaaatattaacaaATAGTCACTGCCACATTTGACAATTTTGCAGTAATAATGTCATCACCATAATTGCTGCATATCATATACTTCTATAACTTACAATCAAATTTGAAACAGATAGTCACTGCCACATTTGACAATTTTGCAGTAATAATGTCTTCACCAAAATTGCTGCATATCATATACTTCTATTACTTACAATCAACCTATCATCTACATATATTTGTATTGAATCTAGAAATAATGACGATCCAAGTTGCCATTATTTGTAGCTGTTCATTGATGTTTTAGTATGAACTATGCAATTGCACCATCTCAACAACCGTCTGCAAATCCGttctgcaaaaagaaaaaaaccagACAAGCAGATTAATTTCTGAGAGCAGTTTAATCTCAAAATCGATTTTtttttaacctagaaataaaagaaatagtaTAATGGACAAGTTAGGTAACCTTAGGAAACGAGATAAAAGATAATCAATTAATATGGCTGCCGAGGCAAGACTGAATAGTGTTCCATCCAATGTCATCTGCAAACAAACCAAACCAGAAAAGGATTAGAACCACAGTACTTTTGCACGGTAACCGTACAAAACAGCATCTAGATCTTGTTTGATGTATGAGAAAATATTCCAGAATAACCTCTAAAGAGAACTAGATAGATTATTAACATTTGCATTGGCAACAATTCTAGTTCTGCATTACCTCATTTCGACATATGGAAGCAGAAGAATCTGCGGACAAAAGCCAATTTTATGTTTCCTGTCATCATTTTCTTTTCAGTTTTTCAACTGCTttaatttttcaagaacttgCTTCATTGAAGGCCGAACAGAAAGTGTCTCCGCTGTACAGGCGTATGCAAGCCTAAGCATTCCCAAGAGATTCTCCCTAGGTCCAGCTTCCCACAATTGAGCAGAGAACACCGCTGAAGGACGCCCTTCCTTGACCAACAACTTGGTCCATTCAACAATGTTGAATCCATTTCCGTACTCAGAAAATGATGGATCAAGGGACTTCTTCCCCGACAGCAATTCTAACATTACAACACCAAAACTGTACACATCTGCCTTGTCGGAGACCCGGCATGTTGTTGCATATTCTGGTGCTACATAACCAAATGTGCCAGCAACATCTGTGGTGGCATGGGTCTCAGAAACTTCTAAAAGCCTAGCCAACCCAAAGTCCGAGAGGAAGGCATTAAGATTTTCATCAAGCAGAATGTTGCTTGGCTTGATGTCTCGATGAACTATCCGGGGAACACACGAGTAATGGAGGTAAGCAAGAGCCTGAGCTATATCCACTGTTATATTGTAGATAACTGACCACTGTTCGTTTTTTCCGGACTTGTCATGAATGAAAGTCTCAAGGTTTCCACCAGAAAGGTAATTGTAAATCAAAAACATTTCATTTTCCCCAACATAATATCCGATAAGAGTTACAAGGTTCTTATGTCGAATTCTTCCTAGTGTTCTTATCTCTGCATCAAATTGCTGAACACCTTGAAATCGACCAATATAAAGCTTCTTTACAGCTACATGATAGCCTGGGACCAACTCTGCTTTGTAAGTTGATCCAAATCCACCCATACCAATGAGGTTTCGGGTGCTAAAGTTACCTGTAGCACTAACTACATTATCATAATTCAGCTCATTTGGAGCATCAGCAAAAGTCACCACCACTTTTCCTTCAATAGCACCAAGTCTTCTAACTTTTTTCCTTCTAAATCGACAGATAATTACTACCACTGCAACCATACAAAGCAGAACAAAAGCAGAAGTTATGGCTGCAATTATGAGAGGTTCCGAATTCCTCCCTTTCTGAAACTTAGATGGACCCCTAGGCCCGTCTGGGGGTACTGCAGAAAATAAACACTCCTGCAAAAGTCTATTACCTCTAAAGGAACTGCAATTAGTCTGATGCAGGAGTCTTGGTATCGAACCGGAAAGGTCATTAAAAGAAAGGTCCAAAACAGTCAGATGAGAAAGCAAAGAGAAAGATGGGGGTATTTCCCCATAAAGCCGATTGTGGTCTAATAAAATGGTTTCAAGATTTCCAGCATTTGTTAGGCTAGCAGGGATGGATCCTGTAAGAAAATTGTGGGAAAGATCAAGAACCTTAAGCAGTGCCAATTGACCGAGTTCGGGTGGAATTTCTCCACTTAAGTTGTTGTCTCCAAGAGATATCCATGTCAGGTTCTTCAACTTCCCCAGCTGATTTGGCAAAGATCCAGAGAGTCTATTTCCTCTAAGGTCTAGCCATTCAAGCATCGTCAAGTTGCCAATACAAGGATCTATGGATCCCTCAATCCGATTATATGCTGCTTCAAACTCTATTAACCGTACACAATCAAGAAAAAAGGTCTTCCCCATCCCACCTACTATCTTGTTTTCATTCAAGTTAACCGAGACACTCTGCAACTTATCACAATCAGATATTAGCTCCCTATGAGAAGAACCATTGAACATGTTATTATTCAGTAGCAACCTGTATGAAAATTTACTATCATTAGCCAATAACTGATCTGCGATGAAGAACACCGGTATCGAGCCAGTGAAACTATTCCAGCTTAGATCATGGAGTACTGCAAAACTCTCATCCATCATCAACCCCATCTTAGAACCCCAAAAAGGAAGATTACCATACTCGAATTCAACCCATGTGGAACTAGACGATAGAACATGAGAAACCATAGACCCATCACAGCTGCCTTTCCTGTTGTATCCATGAATATTACCAGAAATATTATTCCTACTAATGTTGAAGTATGTCATACAAGGAACATTTAGCTTCCAAGGAAGGTACCCAAACAAATTATTGGAACTCAAATCCAAGAAAGTAAGGTTCTTGCACATCACAATGCTTTCTGGTATCACACCATCAAAATAATTCTGCCCCAAATTTAGGACCCTGAGTGAGCAAAACTCACTCCATTTAGCAGGCAACCGCCCTCGAAGATTGGCTCTTGGCGCCCACAAGACCTCCAAACTAGAATGGAAAAATAGTTCTAAAGGAACACCGAGGTCGAATGCATTGAATTCTCCTCGATAACCATCCATGTAACTTGTTTTCGCATCAGAACCGAAATCTATCAAATTGGTTAGCACAAGAGCTGATAATTTCTTACAGTCTGCTATCTCCTTTGGAATTACATCAGTGAGACTGTTCCTAGAAACATCTAGAACCCGAAGCTCAGTAATTTGGCCTATTTCAGCTGGAATCTTGCCTTCTAAAAGGTTGTAATCAAGCAACAAAGTCCTCAAGTTTTTGCAATTTCCAATCTCAGGGGGTATATTGCCAACAAGAGAGTTATTAGACAGGCTCAAATGAGTCAAAAACTCACACCTGCTAGAATTATCAACACTAATCCTACCAGAAAACAGATTATTGGACAAGTCGATAACTTTCAAGTTGCTGTTACCGATGAGTTTATCTGGTATATGACCAGAAAATGAGTTGAAAGACAAGTTGAGAACATTGAGAGAAGAAATAGAGCTTATCTGGACCGGAATCTGGCCGGAAAAATTGTTGCCTTGGACTTGGAGAACCTGCAAAAACTTAAGGTCTCCAATAACACCAGGGATCTCCCCGGAAAGCCCATTGTGGGGAAGCGACAAAGCTATCACTTTATCGGAGGAGTTAGCGCATTTGACACCATACCATAAGCAGTGACTTGAAGAAGAGTTCCAAGTGGATAAAAGGTTTGAAGGATCATAAAAAATGGAGTCTTTGAAGCTGAGAAGAATAGCAGAGTCGGGAGTGGAGGATTTTGAGAGTGTGAAGCTGAAAGAAAAGAGCAAAAACCAGAGAAATGCCATTGTTTTTTTGGGGTTCCGTTGTTACAGATTAGAACGTAacgaagaaagaaagatgaaagaGATTGCCGGCAAGAATTTCACAGAAACTACTAATGGGGTGAAATGTAAAAAAAATGAGAAGTGTCGGAGAGGTACACCACAAGTGAAAATGAAATGAAAGGCAAGGGCTTCATTGTTCATTGGAGCCAAAATGGGTCAAGTTTCATCTTTGAAAACCAAATTTTCTTCCTTTCTTACTTTTTGTTTGTTAGTGTTTTTAACTTTAAGAAAACCATTgaaaacaaatatataaaaataattcaaacgaAGATTGAAACAAGAAGAGAGATTGGCCGGTGAGATTAAAGAGGGGGAACAAGAAGACAAACATAGCCGGCGTGAGGAACGGGATTCTTTCTTACAttaccttttttattttttttttcttgtttgtgACGTCTCTCTCCACACCTCAAGCACGTGCCAATATGCCATGCAGAGACACGGATGATGTAACACTCACTCCCCTTCTTCAGTTTATGagtttcaattattattattctgtGATTTTAATTTCTTTCATAAAAAATCTCTCCACCCTTTCagcaatttaatccatataaagTCAGCAATAGAGTGTGCATAGCCGGGTTACCTGGCCTGGCTCGAAGGCTCGCTTAAAAAATAAGagagtttggataaaaatataggtCTGAAATATGAGTATAGGCAAAAAAAGaggcccattttttaaacgggtcAAGCCACGGGTAAAACTTTTTTGGCTCGGGCCAGGTCCAGTTCGAATTATATACTAatttttttaatcatatttacattttatttttacttttaatataatcactttttattatattttcaatttgtgtattattttaagaattattttagtattattttttatttgttttaatatttttaaatgtatttgatttattatatttaaaaaaaattatttaatgaaataagctaaaaaattaatatgggttgGGCCGGGCTAGGCTCgggcttaacaattttattttgggcagggcttggacaaatttttaggcTAATATTTCAGTCCAAGCCAAGCCTGGGCCTAGAAAACCgacctaaaattttatttaggctcggcccggcccatgcacacctctagtcaGCAATTAGTCCTTGATTTAATACTTTTTCCTCAATTCAACAAAATTTTTATtcacataataataatttatacattctattaattatttaactcataatatttacatattttatcaatttgatactGGCTTAATAAATGTAGCTTATGACGTTTACACATATTGTTAACATTTACACGAAATATATAAGCATCTaggactaaatttgttattatactaatCAAAATTACGTACAATTAACAAAAAACATTGAtgttgtgacacttttaaaattaacaaGGATTAAACTACTCTATTTTTTAGAAAAAGGTATTTTGGGAAGGATTGGAAAGGTATTTTAACCAATTCTTTATAGTGAAAGATAGTTAATTATATAATACTAGATTATGTTAAAAcatcatataaaaatatatttacagAAAAACTCATTTaacatttgatttattttatgtTCTGATTTctaattgttttatttaaaattttgtatgaaaatattaaaagataaaatgtaaatttaataatatttattattttattaaaaatggtTTTGTGtcatttttaattgtatttatgTTTGATTAATTCGTGATAACAACTTAGTCAATAACTTTATAGTAATACATACGTGAGTGTAACTTTGggtatttataaatatttaagttatttttaatttagatattttgaatttgaatattataattatcttttattatcattttggtatttatatatatatatatatatatatatatatatatatatgtgtgtgtgtttgAATATCAATGGTTAgatatctattatcttaattcatgaATTTGATTTTATTGTGCacttaacattttaaaatttttgattcaTTAAATTTAGATATTTGATAGGTTTAATCTTGAtacataaatttgacattttttaatatggtatttgtattatttttagttatacattttggtacttaaaggtaataatgttacttttttagtgtttaatttgaATTCTAGAattgatttcatgaaaattcataattggcTCAATTAAATTTCATCAAAAGAACTCTAAAATCAGAATTAAATCACATACATCAGACCATATTTGACAAATTAAATG
This is a stretch of genomic DNA from Gossypium arboreum isolate Shixiya-1 chromosome 11, ASM2569848v2, whole genome shotgun sequence. It encodes these proteins:
- the LOC108473533 gene encoding LRR receptor-like serine/threonine-protein kinase RPK2, which translates into the protein MAFLWFLLFSFSFTLSKSSTPDSAILLSFKDSIFYDPSNLLSTWNSSSSHCLWYGVKCANSSDKVIALSLPHNGLSGEIPGVIGDLKFLQVLQVQGNNFSGQIPVQISSISSLNVLNLSFNSFSGHIPDKLIGNSNLKVIDLSNNLFSGRISVDNSSRCEFLTHLSLSNNSLVGNIPPEIGNCKNLRTLLLDYNLLEGKIPAEIGQITELRVLDVSRNSLTDVIPKEIADCKKLSALVLTNLIDFGSDAKTSYMDGYRGEFNAFDLGVPLELFFHSSLEVLWAPRANLRGRLPAKWSEFCSLRVLNLGQNYFDGVIPESIVMCKNLTFLDLSSNNLFGYLPWKLNVPCMTYFNISRNNISGNIHGYNRKGSCDGSMVSHVLSSSSTWVEFEYGNLPFWGSKMGLMMDESFAVLHDLSWNSFTGSIPVFFIADQLLANDSKFSYRLLLNNNMFNGSSHRELISDCDKLQSVSVNLNENKIVGGMGKTFFLDCVRLIEFEAAYNRIEGSIDPCIGNLTMLEWLDLRGNRLSGSLPNQLGKLKNLTWISLGDNNLSGEIPPELGQLALLKVLDLSHNFLTGSIPASLTNAGNLETILLDHNRLYGEIPPSFSLLSHLTVLDLSFNDLSGSIPRLLHQTNCSSFRGNRLLQECLFSAVPPDGPRGPSKFQKGRNSEPLIIAAITSAFVLLCMVAVVVIICRFRRKKVRRLGAIEGKVVVTFADAPNELNYDNVVSATGNFSTRNLIGMGGFGSTYKAELVPGYHVAVKKLYIGRFQGVQQFDAEIRTLGRIRHKNLVTLIGYYVGENEMFLIYNYLSGGNLETFIHDKSGKNEQWSVIYNITVDIAQALAYLHYSCVPRIVHRDIKPSNILLDENLNAFLSDFGLARLLEVSETHATTDVAGTFGYVAPEYATTCRVSDKADVYSFGVVMLELLSGKKSLDPSFSEYGNGFNIVEWTKLLVKEGRPSAVFSAQLWEAGPRENLLGMLRLAYACTAETLSVRPSMKQVLEKLKQLKN
- the LOC108473534 gene encoding uncharacterized protein LOC108473534 yields the protein MAADQRRKRLNGASIAGCNSWVQYRTKKKKLESPRNDLNTKSCISLEWDGNQKKVVAKREQIGLSWRHLRPFTDSTVHYHKVLADVLTLPHEIFDLENLKRVLSYQVWQTHLSENERNLLMQFLPTGIDKEQTLRALFSGDNFHFGNHFLKWGASLCSGHLHPDKVIKEERRLKAEKKAYYSELQDYHNDTIDYLQKLKEKWESCKDPEQEIVQKLWRSKRVGKKRVFSHSNESRLGNVEQDVTATSESSSWVADEKACSSDNQNSSALKDGKIQRSMYKKRIIKDKGEMLLTAPDYAPTLEARPKKGDKIRKHNIQHCDGAKYMSCFKISKKQHDLFKNMEQSGKSIQSRSLTRVLGDIDTLHVQPYEVFVEEEQRRLHEHWLRLVKEDLPASYANWREIQSQKWKITRLLEQEMKEKLDTLLEDEEDEDTLVQNQEANVVTNLPVLDVEEEDPEKLLEYQKDTEAIESESSMEDGESSLALSQNQSPQQISSIDSGRLCNYAESENNENLSNSDVASSDVSEHSDNLNTADATVSQEVPVSSAEIVWPADSMPRSYHDSTAGHKCTSTSGLPFIHEDNEDQQNRMIDLESDSHKENTGKDMLHRLSEDGSFSYTNQDRNEMLQSFFKDQGVPPYHIEQKQAGLDFQPPKNLLMGDGHFNRQFQEQLQSSLLLEERQKRQNEVYMGQNMPQNIYFTGGRYLSLRQEHLPSENMQDWAVTPARMPAPFQHPLNSRELLSQNWFTGEHQVPVRGGWAGSDGFSGQSQSIMSASNADQSFFGVLSHCNQFHSSSPYESMGSTGQFIPQRNNGMVRGGPSGIIGNSMQQAALPFDYLGTCDTTSSLMAADDSGWMNIQHQNPALHDPMGKQYLRSWKGSFF